From the Streptobacillus felis genome, one window contains:
- a CDS encoding epoxyqueuosine reductase QueH, translating to MEKNELKEIYEKLKKEMKDNQGRNDKVFNLIKNNSFVKENEFDNALSILSSMNKNQVINYHTVLEKMIKNWKNSEKKPRILLHSCCAPCSTYTLEFLCQYADVTILFANSNIHPKQEYIKRSEVQQKFIEDFNNKTGNKVGYIEDEYNPKHFLELTKGQEKEPEGGNRCVTCFQMRLDIVAKYAKELNYDYFGSAITLSPKKNSKLINELGFEVQEIYNVKYLPSDFKKNNGYKRSIEMCKEYDVYRQCYCGCIFALNDQIKQQKEREKNK from the coding sequence ATGGAAAAAAATGAACTAAAAGAAATATATGAGAAGTTAAAAAAAGAAATGAAAGATAATCAGGGAAGAAACGATAAGGTTTTCAATTTAATTAAGAATAATAGTTTTGTTAAGGAAAATGAATTTGATAATGCTTTGTCTATTTTATCTTCTATGAATAAAAATCAAGTAATAAATTATCATACAGTACTTGAAAAGATGATAAAAAATTGGAAAAATTCAGAAAAAAAACCTAGAATCTTGTTACATAGCTGTTGTGCACCATGTTCTACATATACTTTAGAATTTTTGTGCCAATATGCAGATGTTACAATATTATTTGCTAACTCTAATATACATCCTAAACAAGAATATATTAAAAGAAGTGAAGTACAACAAAAATTTATTGAAGATTTTAATAATAAAACTGGGAATAAAGTTGGATATATTGAAGATGAATATAATCCTAAACACTTTTTAGAGTTAACTAAGGGACAAGAAAAAGAGCCTGAAGGTGGAAATAGATGTGTTACTTGTTTTCAAATGAGATTAGATATAGTAGCAAAATATGCTAAAGAATTAAATTATGATTATTTTGGTTCTGCAATAACATTATCTCCTAAAAAAAATTCGAAATTAATAAATGAATTGGGATTTGAAGTTCAAGAAATATATAATGTTAAATATTTACCTTCAGATTTTAAAAAAAATAATGGATATAAAAGAAGTATAGAAATGTGTAAAGAATATGATGTATACAGACAGTGTTATTGTGGATGTATATTTGCATTAAATGATCAAATAAAACAGCAAAAAGAAAGAGAAAAAAATAAATGA
- a CDS encoding NAD(P)/FAD-dependent oxidoreductase encodes MRVGIVGAGASGVLCAIYAAYKGHDVILFERKDRMLKKVLITGNGTCNFTNINAGYGNYFSIEEKIDERLFKEYSYQDVISFFKTLGIEYKVEKFGKVYPLSYQASSIVDALRFKVESMRNIEVKLNFEVSKIRKKNNVFNVTSLDNENVVVDRLVMATGGISYPELGSNGSGYELANKMGHSKTEIYPVLVQLKVDKKYAKGLEGVKQKVKLSVYKGDEFLRSDENELLFTPYGVSGPCIFNLSYLTAIYNMDILYWHVDFLSMYSEDELRDMLYFRKKQLGYLEIEYYLNGLVNKKFAGYLLKSVGIEKLNFKVSELSDDIIEKLVEKLKKFVFKVYDTTGFSNAQVTAGGIRLSEVDNYSLESKIIPGLYFTGEVLDIFGDCGGYNLNWCFISGMHVGKNI; translated from the coding sequence ATGAGAGTAGGAATAGTTGGAGCAGGGGCCTCTGGTGTATTATGTGCAATATATGCAGCATATAAGGGGCATGATGTAATATTATTTGAAAGAAAAGATAGAATGCTAAAAAAAGTTTTGATTACAGGTAATGGAACTTGTAATTTTACAAATATTAATGCAGGTTATGGGAACTATTTTTCTATAGAGGAAAAAATAGATGAAAGATTATTTAAAGAATATAGTTATCAGGATGTAATTTCTTTTTTTAAGACTTTAGGTATAGAGTATAAGGTAGAAAAATTTGGTAAGGTATATCCTCTATCATATCAAGCTTCTTCTATAGTAGATGCTTTAAGATTTAAAGTTGAAAGTATGAGAAATATAGAAGTTAAATTAAATTTTGAAGTTAGTAAAATTAGAAAGAAAAATAATGTTTTTAATGTAACTAGTTTAGATAATGAGAATGTAGTTGTAGATAGATTAGTTATGGCTACAGGAGGTATCTCCTATCCAGAACTTGGAAGTAATGGATCTGGGTATGAATTAGCAAATAAAATGGGTCATAGTAAAACAGAAATATATCCTGTTTTAGTACAACTTAAAGTAGATAAAAAATATGCAAAAGGACTTGAAGGTGTAAAACAAAAAGTTAAACTTAGTGTATATAAGGGTGATGAATTTTTAAGAAGTGATGAAAATGAATTACTATTTACTCCATATGGTGTTTCTGGTCCTTGTATATTTAATTTATCGTATTTAACTGCAATATATAATATGGATATTTTGTATTGGCATGTTGATTTTTTAAGTATGTATAGTGAAGATGAATTAAGAGATATGCTATATTTTAGAAAAAAACAATTAGGTTATTTAGAAATAGAGTACTACTTGAATGGATTGGTGAATAAAAAGTTTGCTGGTTATTTATTAAAGAGTGTAGGTATAGAAAAATTAAATTTTAAAGTTTCTGAACTAAGTGATGATATTATAGAAAAATTAGTTGAAAAACTAAAAAAATTTGTGTTTAAAGTATATGATACAACAGGTTTTTCAAATGCTCAGGTTACAGCTGGGGGTATAAGGTTAAGTGAGGTAGATAATTATTCTTTAGAATCTAAAATTATACCAGGACTATATTTTACAGGAGAAGTATTAGATATATTTGGAGATTGTGGAGGATATAATTTAAATTGGTGTTTTATTTCAGGTATGCATGTAGGTAAAAATATATAG
- a CDS encoding NAD(P)/FAD-dependent oxidoreductase, with protein sequence MLRITNIKVDIDHSIDDIKKEMKNILKEHEIKNFKITGKAIDARNKNNIKYVYTIDFESDEKVYNNIEKYKNVSIIEEYIYPQQVINEYVGNRPVVIGTGPAGMLAALILAQANLRPIVIERGKAVDERVNDVYTFFETGKLDEESNVQYGEGGAGTFSDGKLTTNTHNIRIKKVVDELIEAGADESISYISKPHLGTDELVKIVENIRKKVINLGGEYRFKNKFVGYREENKKLKKLKILNLENNEEYELETDYAILAIGHSARDTFEMLNDNNIDLSKKVFSIGVRIEHKQDMINKAQYGKFYDKLPPAEYKLNVRTSNGRGAYTFCMCPGGVVVPSSSEKNRLVVNGMSYSKRDLENANSAVLVNVTPDDLGEGNLSGMYFQRELEEKAYIMGGSNYKAPVQMVKDFINNVESVKIGNVKPSYSIGYKLCNLNELFPSFVSETLREAFPKLDDKIRGFAGNDAIITGIESRTSSPIRINRDDKYNSSIKGLIPCGEGAGYAGGIMSAAVDGIRCAEAVINLILEEE encoded by the coding sequence ATGTTAAGAATTACTAATATTAAAGTAGACATAGATCATAGTATAGATGATATTAAAAAAGAAATGAAAAATATTTTAAAAGAACATGAAATAAAAAATTTTAAAATTACTGGTAAAGCTATAGATGCAAGAAATAAGAATAATATTAAATATGTATATACCATTGATTTTGAAAGTGATGAAAAAGTATATAATAATATAGAAAAGTATAAGAATGTATCAATAATCGAGGAATACATTTATCCACAACAAGTAATAAATGAATATGTAGGAAATAGACCTGTTGTTATAGGTACTGGTCCTGCAGGTATGTTAGCAGCATTAATTTTGGCACAAGCAAATCTTAGGCCAATAGTAATTGAAAGGGGAAAAGCTGTAGATGAAAGAGTAAATGACGTATATACTTTTTTTGAAACAGGTAAATTAGATGAGGAGTCTAATGTACAGTACGGAGAAGGAGGAGCAGGTACTTTTTCAGATGGTAAATTAACAACTAATACACATAATATTAGAATAAAAAAAGTTGTTGATGAACTTATAGAGGCAGGAGCAGATGAATCTATTTCATATATTTCAAAACCTCACTTAGGTACAGATGAACTAGTTAAAATAGTTGAAAATATAAGAAAAAAAGTAATTAATTTAGGTGGAGAATATAGATTTAAAAATAAGTTTGTTGGTTATAGAGAAGAAAATAAAAAGTTGAAAAAACTTAAAATTTTAAATTTAGAAAATAATGAAGAGTATGAATTGGAAACTGATTATGCAATATTGGCAATAGGGCATAGTGCTAGAGATACGTTTGAGATGTTAAATGATAATAATATTGATTTATCTAAAAAAGTATTTTCTATAGGTGTTAGAATTGAACACAAACAGGATATGATTAATAAAGCACAGTATGGTAAATTTTATGATAAATTACCCCCAGCAGAATATAAATTAAATGTTAGAACTTCTAATGGTAGGGGGGCATATACTTTTTGTATGTGTCCAGGTGGAGTTGTTGTCCCTTCATCAAGTGAGAAGAATAGACTAGTAGTAAATGGTATGAGTTATAGTAAAAGAGATTTAGAAAATGCAAATTCAGCTGTTTTAGTTAATGTAACTCCAGATGATTTAGGAGAAGGAAATTTATCTGGTATGTATTTTCAAAGAGAATTAGAGGAAAAGGCTTATATAATGGGTGGATCTAATTATAAAGCTCCTGTACAAATGGTTAAGGATTTTATAAATAATGTTGAAAGTGTTAAAATAGGTAATGTTAAACCAAGTTATTCAATAGGATATAAATTATGTAATTTAAATGAATTATTTCCTAGTTTTGTTTCAGAAACACTTAGAGAAGCATTCCCTAAATTAGATGATAAAATTAGAGGTTTTGCAGGAAATGACGCTATAATTACAGGTATTGAAAGTAGAACATCATCTCCTATTAGAATAAATAGAGATGATAAATATAATTCAAGCATTAAAGGATTAATACCTTGTGGTGAAGGTGCAGGTTATGCAGGTGGTATTATGAGTGCAGCAGTTGATGGAATAAGATGTGCAGAAGCTGTTATAAATTTAATATTAGAGGAGGAATAG
- a CDS encoding sulfite exporter TauE/SafE family protein — MLIYIIYFIIIMFATSVGSLSGMGGGVIIKPSLDALSYSNLDNINFYSSLAVLTMSIVSIIKKSRQGDKIAGKQLFAIATGSILGGKLGLQIFKNALSYFPNDNIVKLIQIVITVIILSLSIYYTSKCKFTFNLNSYFIYFVVSMGLGIVSTFLGIGGGPINVSLFILIFGVSMKSATLYSISTIFFSQLSKNFIDFFVTGISGYNLYPLIVIIPAAILGGNLGTRINIKSSNEFVRKAYNIITMFVILLNIFNGIRIILKIFY, encoded by the coding sequence ATGCTTATTTACATAATATATTTCATAATAATAATGTTTGCAACAAGTGTTGGCTCACTATCTGGTATGGGTGGTGGTGTAATAATAAAACCAAGTCTTGATGCATTATCATATTCTAATTTAGATAATATTAATTTTTATTCATCTTTAGCGGTATTAACTATGTCTATAGTATCCATAATAAAAAAATCTAGACAAGGTGATAAAATAGCTGGGAAACAGTTATTTGCAATTGCAACAGGATCTATTTTGGGAGGTAAATTAGGGTTGCAAATTTTTAAAAATGCACTTTCATATTTTCCAAATGATAATATTGTAAAATTAATACAAATAGTAATAACAGTAATAATTCTTTCTTTATCTATATACTATACGAGTAAGTGTAAGTTTACATTTAATTTAAATAGTTATTTTATATATTTTGTTGTAAGTATGGGTTTAGGTATAGTATCAACATTCTTAGGTATAGGTGGAGGGCCTATTAATGTTTCTTTATTTATATTAATATTTGGAGTAAGTATGAAAAGTGCTACTCTTTATTCTATATCTACAATATTTTTCTCACAACTTTCTAAAAATTTTATAGATTTTTTTGTAACAGGAATTTCAGGATATAATCTATATCCTTTAATTGTTATTATTCCTGCAGCAATATTAGGTGGAAATTTAGGTACTAGAATTAATATTAAATCAAGTAATGAATTTGTAAGAAAAGCTTACAATATTATAACTATGTTTGTAATTTTACTTAATATTTTTAACGGTATTAGAATCATATTAAAAATTTTTTATTGA
- the dtd gene encoding D-aminoacyl-tRNA deacylase, which yields MKMLIQRVNNAKVLFEDGTFNSIGKGLLVYLGVHKEDDLDDIQICIKKLINLRIFEDEDGKINYSLLDKNLEIMVISNFSLYGSMKKGNRPSFKESAPALKANEIYENFLKELDKTNVSYTTGKFQTYMDVQSSNDGPMNFIFDTREGDN from the coding sequence ATGAAAATGTTAATTCAAAGAGTGAATAATGCAAAAGTTTTATTTGAAGATGGAACATTTAATTCTATTGGTAAAGGACTTTTAGTTTATTTAGGAGTTCATAAAGAAGACGACCTTGATGATATACAAATCTGTATTAAAAAATTAATTAACCTTAGAATATTTGAAGATGAAGATGGAAAAATTAATTATTCATTGTTGGATAAAAATTTAGAAATTATGGTTATAAGTAATTTTTCACTTTATGGAAGTATGAAAAAAGGTAATAGACCTTCATTTAAAGAATCTGCACCAGCTTTAAAAGCAAATGAGATTTATGAAAATTTCTTAAAAGAATTAGATAAAACTAATGTATCTTATACTACAGGGAAATTTCAAACTTATATGGATGTGCAATCAAGTAATGATGGTCCAATGAATTTTATTTTTGATACAAGAGAAGGAGACAATTAA
- a CDS encoding C40 family peptidase codes for MLRYKKMILVLSLALLPVTSFSATKISLKKSSAKSQRELVMQDSNSILFDSEYIHDQSYIDKKINEIEESVMSMSGVYNSLDNIILKNKLFSAFDKWAGTKYRLGGTGQGGIDCSALTREVFRDVFGYELPRVSVDQVQKGRKIARAEMKPGDILFFRPENRVNHVAVYIGNSLFINASSSQGVVLSSLNNSYWGKYFKYAVRVDAAREVR; via the coding sequence ATGTTGAGATACAAGAAAATGATATTAGTATTATCTCTTGCACTTTTACCAGTAACAAGTTTCAGTGCAACTAAAATAAGCCTAAAGAAATCTTCTGCAAAATCTCAAAGAGAATTAGTAATGCAAGATTCAAACTCAATATTGTTTGATTCAGAATATATTCATGATCAATCATATATTGATAAGAAAATAAATGAAATTGAAGAATCAGTAATGTCAATGTCTGGTGTATACAACAGCCTAGATAATATAATATTAAAAAATAAGTTATTCAGTGCATTTGATAAATGGGCTGGAACTAAATATAGGCTAGGTGGAACTGGACAAGGTGGAATTGATTGTTCAGCCTTAACAAGAGAAGTTTTTAGAGATGTATTTGGATATGAACTACCAAGAGTAAGTGTTGATCAAGTGCAAAAAGGAAGAAAAATTGCTAGAGCTGAAATGAAACCTGGTGATATTTTATTCTTTAGACCTGAAAATAGGGTAAATCACGTAGCAGTATACATTGGTAATTCATTGTTTATTAATGCTTCATCTTCGCAAGGTGTTGTACTATCAAGTTTAAATAACTCATACTGGGGTAAATATTTTAAATATGCAGTAAGAGTTGATGCGGCAAGAGAAGTGAGATAA
- a CDS encoding elongation factor G, with the protein MKVYASDNIRNVGILGHSGSGKSNMLESLEFTANLISRISSPTEQFKMSNTTTLSAVEYQNMKYNLLDIPGYSDFYGELESGLAAIAGAIVTIDATTDLSVGTEIALELTEERKIPKFIFINKIDSDKADYVKILNQLREKYGKKIAPFHIPWGKGDDFKGHINVVDLFARKYNGKECETVKMPEEFEGEVQSVREMLLESVAETEEVLMDKYFAGEEFTTEEIHRGLRKGVLDGTLIPVVCGSTYKNIGLHTTFDMMREYLPTPKDNKKNIDIAEFVGQVFKTVIDPFVGKISYVKVLSGEIKADSEIYNVNKREYEKVNKIYTLVHGEMVELQKATMGDIVLLTKLNFAQNSDTLAKNEKIEAIEEIKFPKEQMLVAIEAKNKSDEDKISTALHKIREEDSSLYWRRVVETGQTVLGVQGEIHASSVIAKLKERYGVEVVTEELQVPYKETIIGTSDVQGKHKKQSGGHGQYGDVKIRFSHSEKEFEFEEEIVGGVVPKGYIPAVEKGLLESMKEGVLAKYPVTNIKAVLYDGSYHDVDSSEMAFKLAANLAFKKGMLEAKPVLLEPVMELKIVVPEENVGDIMGDITKKRGRVLGMQAVGKDKQEISAEAPMAETFKYSNDLKSMTQGRGYFEMNLVRYEQVPHDIAKKIIEKAEK; encoded by the coding sequence ATGAAAGTATATGCCAGTGATAATATTAGAAATGTGGGAATTTTAGGACATAGTGGTTCTGGAAAAAGTAATATGTTAGAATCATTAGAATTTACAGCAAATTTAATTTCTAGAATTTCATCTCCAACAGAACAATTTAAAATGTCAAATACAACAACATTGTCTGCTGTAGAATATCAAAATATGAAATATAATTTATTGGATATTCCTGGTTATTCAGATTTTTATGGTGAATTAGAATCAGGATTAGCTGCTATAGCAGGTGCTATAGTAACTATAGATGCAACTACAGATTTAAGTGTTGGTACTGAAATAGCTTTAGAATTAACAGAAGAAAGAAAAATACCTAAATTTATTTTTATTAATAAAATAGATTCTGATAAGGCAGATTATGTAAAAATTTTAAATCAATTAAGAGAAAAATATGGTAAAAAAATAGCACCTTTCCATATACCATGGGGAAAAGGTGATGATTTTAAAGGACATATTAATGTTGTTGATTTATTCGCAAGAAAATATAATGGAAAAGAATGTGAAACTGTTAAAATGCCTGAAGAATTTGAAGGTGAAGTACAATCAGTGAGAGAAATGCTATTAGAATCTGTAGCAGAAACTGAAGAAGTATTAATGGATAAATATTTTGCTGGTGAAGAATTTACAACAGAAGAAATACATAGAGGTTTAAGAAAAGGAGTATTAGATGGTACTCTAATTCCTGTGGTTTGTGGATCAACATATAAAAATATTGGATTACATACTACTTTTGATATGATGAGAGAATATTTACCTACACCAAAAGATAATAAGAAAAATATTGATATAGCAGAATTTGTAGGACAAGTATTTAAAACTGTGATAGATCCATTTGTTGGAAAAATATCATATGTAAAAGTACTTTCAGGAGAAATTAAAGCTGATTCTGAAATATATAATGTTAACAAAAGAGAATACGAAAAAGTAAATAAAATATATACTTTAGTTCACGGGGAAATGGTAGAATTACAAAAAGCTACTATGGGAGATATAGTTCTTCTAACTAAACTTAATTTTGCACAAAATTCAGATACTCTAGCTAAAAATGAGAAAATAGAAGCAATAGAAGAAATAAAATTCCCTAAAGAACAAATGTTAGTTGCAATAGAAGCAAAAAATAAATCTGATGAAGATAAAATATCAACAGCATTACATAAAATTAGAGAAGAAGATTCTTCACTTTATTGGAGACGTGTTGTTGAAACTGGACAAACAGTACTTGGAGTACAAGGAGAAATACATGCAAGTTCTGTAATAGCTAAATTAAAAGAAAGATATGGTGTAGAAGTAGTTACTGAAGAATTACAAGTTCCATATAAAGAAACTATTATTGGTACATCTGATGTTCAAGGTAAACATAAAAAACAATCTGGTGGACATGGACAATATGGAGATGTAAAAATTAGATTTAGTCATTCAGAAAAAGAATTTGAATTTGAAGAAGAAATAGTAGGAGGAGTAGTTCCTAAAGGATATATACCTGCAGTAGAAAAAGGTTTATTAGAATCAATGAAAGAAGGAGTACTAGCTAAATATCCTGTTACAAATATTAAAGCCGTATTATATGATGGATCTTATCATGATGTTGACTCTTCAGAAATGGCATTTAAACTAGCAGCAAATCTAGCATTTAAAAAAGGTATGTTAGAAGCTAAACCGGTTTTATTAGAACCAGTAATGGAATTAAAAATAGTTGTACCTGAAGAAAACGTTGGAGATATCATGGGAGATATTACTAAAAAACGTGGTAGAGTATTAGGAATGCAAGCAGTTGGAAAAGATAAACAAGAAATATCAGCAGAAGCTCCAATGGCAGAAACATTTAAATATTCTAATGATTTAAAATCTATGACTCAAGGTAGAGGATATTTTGAAATGAATCTTGTAAGATATGAACAAGTTCCACATGATATAGCTAAAAAAATAATAGAAAAAGCTGAAAAATAA
- a CDS encoding sigma factor-like helix-turn-helix DNA-binding protein — protein MINQLIHDIENFIKKNNFHFFIEEIYEEFKSYNKDSINIALEELKNIDKICIYNYGKTKIVYNNILQNKILDYKNAKNFFLTELNLNPKISKKLFKIDPLTLEEFSKLKNSNNFDNNEIKEIEVAINNLENSLKLATTFQHNLVEIYDISLKHILKKSSKLRYLNNIGIFTYSDFINTNLSPTMKKNVLIEIEKYIPIIENRNIIHSDFLSETLYYKYKEIYYTISKNKLNLIKNKIEIDGFNNFELLDLLFDEYYKSIKTCIKINRYLSKNKLSERYSYLQFSYLNNIINSLIKNNDIFENEIENEITYFYSYKSILEKVIELDDKEKEIFTEKINGKTLQTIAEPLNLTRERVRQILSKIINTFYNNDYFIEENYSYLFQNYNIPCKAFETFKSTNGIITYNYLDLKYSKGKKEMRFAFSDNKIPKYIKEDLNIYFYRDYFNLGDDKIKIDRTSIIVYILKNLATDGIDFETLTELYNDVINHIPQNKITSKIINLGRGVINQLSDSKFILWNMGKFRYYNIDNNDYTELLDILNLEQYKDVEISTLKFLRDYPELMKKYDIRDQYELHNLLKKIYPSKYINYGRMPTLEFGQASRQKQVLDLLFETAPIHKDDLALEYEKIYGIEKPTFFSNYLHELNMFMENDILKIDYNFLSNYELKILKEKLTEDFYTTTDLKNIFYETFGYEENGKINPFTLNELNFKNYVGYVVSNKYNNIHNYIISLFKNNPLIDLSKIKLTNTTATYAEISKLKRNFEIVEYEYRKYININELNKRGVTKEKIKEYISHILSKLNKDEIFSIKYLRDKGYHYDIADNLPDYFYSSILTEMKDEIISRHSTKNILMMFNSDNTIKIIDVIIERIITDYNSLKIEDLISIIKEKYGLIFEKNKLEYNIIDNKNIFYDKENNIIQKY, from the coding sequence ATGATTAATCAGTTAATACATGATATAGAAAATTTTATTAAAAAAAATAATTTTCATTTTTTTATTGAGGAAATCTATGAAGAATTTAAATCATATAATAAAGATTCAATCAATATTGCATTAGAAGAACTAAAAAATATTGATAAAATATGTATCTATAATTATGGGAAAACAAAAATTGTTTATAATAATATTCTTCAAAATAAAATTTTAGATTATAAAAATGCTAAAAACTTTTTTTTAACAGAATTAAATTTAAATCCAAAAATTTCAAAAAAATTATTTAAAATAGATCCATTAACTTTAGAGGAATTTTCTAAACTTAAGAATTCCAATAATTTTGACAACAATGAAATAAAAGAAATAGAAGTTGCAATAAATAATTTAGAAAATAGTCTTAAATTAGCAACAACATTCCAACATAATCTAGTTGAAATATACGATATATCATTAAAACATATTTTGAAAAAAAGTTCAAAATTAAGATATTTAAATAATATTGGAATTTTTACCTACAGTGATTTTATTAATACAAATTTATCACCAACTATGAAAAAAAATGTATTAATAGAAATTGAAAAATATATACCTATCATAGAAAATAGGAATATAATTCACTCTGATTTTTTATCTGAAACTTTATACTACAAATATAAAGAAATTTATTATACAATCAGTAAAAATAAACTAAACTTAATTAAAAATAAAATTGAAATAGATGGATTTAATAATTTTGAACTTTTAGATTTACTATTTGATGAGTATTATAAGTCTATAAAAACATGTATAAAAATCAATAGATATTTATCAAAAAATAAACTATCAGAAAGATATTCTTATTTACAATTTAGTTATTTAAATAATATCATTAACTCATTGATAAAAAATAATGATATTTTTGAAAATGAAATAGAAAATGAAATTACTTACTTTTACTCTTACAAGTCAATATTGGAAAAAGTGATTGAATTGGATGATAAGGAAAAAGAAATTTTTACAGAAAAAATTAATGGTAAAACATTACAAACAATTGCAGAACCACTAAATCTAACAAGAGAAAGAGTAAGACAAATATTAAGCAAAATAATAAATACATTTTATAATAATGATTATTTCATAGAAGAAAATTATTCATATTTATTCCAAAACTATAACATACCTTGTAAAGCATTTGAAACTTTTAAAAGTACAAATGGTATAATTACATATAATTATTTAGATTTAAAATATTCTAAAGGAAAAAAAGAAATGAGATTTGCTTTTAGTGATAATAAAATCCCAAAATATATTAAAGAAGATTTAAATATATATTTTTATAGAGATTATTTTAATTTAGGTGATGATAAAATCAAAATAGACAGAACAAGTATAATAGTATATATATTAAAAAATCTTGCGACTGATGGAATTGATTTTGAAACGCTAACAGAACTATATAACGACGTAATAAATCATATACCTCAAAATAAAATTACCAGTAAAATAATAAATTTAGGTCGTGGAGTAATAAATCAATTATCAGATAGTAAATTTATACTTTGGAATATGGGAAAATTCAGATATTATAACATAGACAATAATGATTATACTGAATTATTAGATATTTTAAACTTAGAGCAATATAAAGATGTAGAAATATCTACATTAAAATTCCTTAGAGATTACCCAGAACTAATGAAAAAATACGATATTAGAGATCAATATGAATTACATAATCTACTAAAAAAAATATATCCATCTAAATACATAAATTATGGTCGTATGCCTACATTAGAATTTGGTCAAGCTAGTAGACAAAAACAAGTATTAGATTTACTTTTTGAAACTGCACCCATTCATAAGGATGATTTAGCATTAGAATATGAAAAGATATACGGTATTGAGAAACCAACTTTTTTTTCAAACTATTTACATGAATTAAATATGTTTATGGAAAATGACATCTTGAAAATAGACTATAATTTTTTATCAAATTATGAGTTAAAAATTCTAAAAGAAAAACTAACAGAAGATTTTTATACAACTACTGATTTAAAAAATATATTTTATGAAACTTTTGGATATGAAGAAAATGGAAAGATTAATCCTTTTACTTTAAATGAACTAAATTTTAAAAACTATGTTGGTTATGTAGTTAGTAATAAATATAATAATATACATAATTATATTATAAGCTTATTTAAAAATAATCCATTAATTGATTTATCAAAAATAAAACTTACTAATACTACAGCAACATATGCTGAGATATCTAAATTAAAAAGAAATTTTGAAATTGTGGAATATGAATATAGAAAATATATTAATATTAATGAATTAAATAAAAGAGGTGTTACAAAAGAAAAAATAAAAGAATATATTTCCCATATTTTATCAAAGTTAAATAAAGATGAAATTTTTTCTATCAAATATTTAAGAGATAAAGGATATCATTATGATATTGCTGATAACTTACCCGACTACTTTTATTCTTCAATTTTAACAGAAATGAAAGATGAAATAATTTCAAGACATTCTACAAAAAATATTTTAATGATGTTTAACTCTGATAATACTATTAAAATAATTGACGTAATTATAGAAAGAATTATTACAGATTACAATTCTTTAAAGATTGAAGACTTGATTAGTATAATAAAAGAAAAATATGGACTTATTTTTGAAAAAAATAAATTAGAATATAATATTATAGATAATAAAAATATTTTTTATGATAAAGAAAATAATATTATACAAAAATACTAG